The following are encoded together in the Pseudomonas maumuensis genome:
- a CDS encoding NAD(P)/FAD-dependent oxidoreductase, protein MANTPYPQSYYAASANPVPPRPALQGEVETDVCIIGAGYTGLSSALFLLENGFKVSIVEAAKVGFGASGRNGGQIVNSYSRDIDVIERTVGPKQAQLLGQMAFEGGRIIRERVAKYDIQCDLKDGGVFAALTSKQMGHLESQKRLWERFGHNQLELMDQKRIREVVACDSYIGGMLDMSGGHIHPLNLALGEAAAVESLGGIIYEQTPAVRIERGANPVVHTPQGKVRAKFIIVAGNAYLGNLVPELAAKSMPCGTQVITTEPLGEELARTLLPQDYCVEDCNYLLDYYRLTSDKRLIFGGGVVYGARDPANIEAIIRPKMLKAFPQLKDVKIDYAWTGNFLLTLSRLPQVGRIGDNIYYSQGCSGHGVTYTHLAGKVLAEALRGQAERFDAFAGLPHYPFPGGQMLRVPFSAIGAWYYSLRDRLGF, encoded by the coding sequence ATGGCAAACACCCCCTACCCCCAGTCCTACTACGCCGCCTCGGCCAACCCGGTGCCGCCACGTCCGGCGCTGCAGGGTGAGGTGGAAACCGATGTATGCATCATCGGTGCCGGCTACACCGGCCTGTCCAGCGCCCTGTTCCTGCTGGAGAACGGCTTCAAGGTGAGCATCGTCGAGGCCGCCAAGGTCGGTTTCGGCGCCTCGGGCCGCAACGGTGGTCAGATCGTCAACAGCTATAGCCGTGACATCGATGTCATCGAGCGCACCGTCGGCCCCAAGCAGGCGCAACTGCTCGGCCAGATGGCCTTCGAGGGCGGGCGCATCATCCGTGAGCGCGTGGCCAAGTACGACATCCAGTGCGACCTGAAGGACGGCGGCGTGTTCGCAGCGCTGACCAGCAAGCAGATGGGCCACCTGGAATCGCAAAAACGCCTGTGGGAACGCTTCGGCCACAACCAGCTGGAGCTGATGGACCAGAAGCGCATCCGTGAAGTGGTGGCCTGCGACAGCTATATAGGCGGCATGCTCGACATGAGCGGCGGCCATATCCACCCGCTGAACCTGGCCCTAGGCGAAGCCGCCGCGGTCGAGTCGCTGGGCGGCATCATTTATGAGCAAACCCCGGCCGTACGCATCGAACGTGGCGCCAACCCGGTGGTACATACCCCGCAAGGCAAGGTGCGCGCCAAGTTCATCATCGTCGCCGGCAATGCCTATCTGGGCAACCTGGTACCGGAGTTGGCTGCCAAGTCGATGCCCTGCGGCACCCAGGTGATCACCACCGAGCCGCTGGGCGAGGAACTGGCCCGCACCCTGCTGCCGCAGGACTACTGCGTCGAGGACTGCAACTACCTGCTCGACTATTACCGCCTGACCAGCGACAAGCGCCTGATCTTCGGCGGTGGCGTGGTATACGGTGCGCGTGATCCGGCGAACATCGAGGCGATCATCCGTCCGAAGATGCTCAAGGCCTTCCCGCAGCTCAAGGACGTCAAGATCGACTACGCCTGGACCGGCAACTTCCTGCTGACCCTGTCGCGCCTGCCGCAGGTCGGCCGCATCGGCGACAACATCTACTACTCGCAGGGTTGCTCGGGCCACGGCGTCACCTACACCCACCTGGCGGGCAAGGTGCTGGCCGAAGCCCTGCGCGGCCAGGCCGAACGCTTCGACGCGTTCGCCGGCCTGCCGCACTACCCGTTCCCGGGCGGCCAGATGCTGCGTGTGCCGTTCAGCGCCATCGGTGCCTGGTACTACAGCCTGCGCGATCGCCTGGGCTTCTGA
- the sstT gene encoding serine/threonine transporter SstT, translating to MTPILRLINRTGLVTQICIGLVAGIALALLAPSVARDLGFLGKVFVSALKAVAPILVFILVMASIANHRHGQETHIRPILWLYLLGTFAAAVVAVVASMLFPSNLALTTGEAALSAPGGIAEVMQNLLLSAVDNPVNALLNANFIGVLTWAIGLGVALRHANDTTRTVVEDLSNGVTLIVRVVIRFAPLGIFGLVSATLAQSGLDALLGYLHLLGVLIGCMLFVALVMNPLIVFWKIRRNPYPLTLLCLRESGITAFFTRSSAANIPVNLALSEKLGLHEDTYSVSIPLGATINMAGAAITITVLTLAAVHTLGIPVDLPTAVLLSVVAAVCACGASGVAGGSLLLIPLACSLFGIPSEIAMQVVAVGFIIGVLQDSAETALNSSTDVLFTAAACQAMERRSA from the coding sequence ATGACCCCCATCCTTCGCCTCATCAATCGCACCGGCCTGGTGACGCAGATCTGCATCGGCCTGGTGGCCGGCATCGCCCTGGCCTTGCTCGCCCCCTCCGTGGCCCGCGACCTGGGGTTCCTCGGCAAGGTCTTCGTCAGCGCCCTGAAGGCCGTGGCACCGATCCTGGTGTTCATCCTGGTGATGGCTTCGATCGCCAACCACCGCCATGGCCAGGAAACCCACATCCGCCCGATCCTCTGGCTGTACCTGCTGGGCACCTTCGCCGCGGCAGTGGTGGCTGTGGTGGCGAGCATGCTGTTCCCGTCCAACCTGGCACTGACCACGGGCGAGGCCGCACTCAGCGCTCCTGGCGGCATCGCCGAAGTGATGCAGAACCTGCTGCTCAGCGCCGTGGACAACCCAGTCAACGCACTGCTCAACGCCAACTTCATCGGCGTGCTGACCTGGGCCATCGGCCTGGGCGTGGCCCTGCGCCATGCCAATGACACCACCCGCACCGTGGTCGAGGACCTGTCCAACGGCGTGACCCTGATCGTGCGCGTGGTGATCCGCTTCGCCCCGCTGGGCATCTTCGGCCTGGTCAGCGCCACCCTGGCGCAGTCGGGCCTGGACGCGCTGCTCGGCTACCTGCACCTGCTGGGCGTGCTGATCGGCTGCATGCTGTTCGTGGCGCTGGTGATGAACCCGCTGATCGTGTTCTGGAAGATCCGCCGCAACCCGTACCCGCTGACCCTGCTGTGCCTGCGAGAAAGCGGCATTACCGCGTTCTTCACCCGCAGCTCGGCGGCCAACATCCCGGTCAACCTGGCGCTGTCGGAAAAACTCGGCCTGCATGAGGACACCTATTCGGTATCGATCCCACTGGGCGCGACCATCAACATGGCCGGCGCGGCGATCACCATCACTGTGCTCACCCTGGCCGCCGTCCACACTTTGGGTATCCCGGTGGACCTGCCGACCGCGGTGCTGCTCAGTGTGGTGGCGGCGGTCTGCGCCTGCGGTGCCTCGGGCGTGGCCGGTGGCTCGCTGCTGCTGATCCCGCTGGCCTGCAGCCTGTTCGGCATCCCCAGCGAAATCGCCATGCAGGTGGTGGCGGTCGGCTTCATCATCGGCGTGCTGCAGGATTCGGCCGAGACCGCCCTGAACTCCTCGACCGACGTGCTGTTCACCGCCGCGGCCTGCCAGGCCATGGAGCGGCGCAGCGCCTGA
- a CDS encoding LysE family translocator, giving the protein MPTLEQLLPMALLAALILVVPGPTNTLLFSAGLQVGLRRALPLVGAEAAGYGLSILAWGSVLLVVAADRPWLLSGMKWLCALYLLWLAIKLWRCGAARLVAERRSTGRFEVFLATLLNPKAFLFASSVFPLSAFQSVQQFAWFMGVFLLVLVPIGSLWTCLGHLLTLRSAWSMHAGTFLRTASVMLMLFSASIAYSTLDGTDERAEQVALGRILLPMA; this is encoded by the coding sequence ATGCCGACGCTCGAACAACTGTTACCCATGGCGCTGCTTGCCGCGCTGATCCTGGTGGTGCCGGGGCCTACCAATACCTTGCTGTTCTCGGCTGGCCTGCAGGTCGGCCTGCGTCGCGCCTTGCCCCTGGTCGGTGCGGAGGCCGCAGGCTATGGCCTGTCGATACTGGCCTGGGGCAGTGTCCTGTTGGTGGTTGCGGCCGATCGGCCCTGGCTGCTGAGTGGCATGAAATGGCTGTGCGCGCTGTACCTGCTGTGGCTGGCGATCAAGCTATGGCGTTGTGGCGCGGCACGCCTGGTGGCGGAGCGACGCAGCACGGGGCGTTTCGAGGTGTTCCTGGCGACCTTGCTCAACCCCAAGGCCTTCCTGTTCGCCAGTAGCGTCTTTCCGCTGTCGGCGTTCCAGTCGGTGCAGCAGTTCGCCTGGTTCATGGGCGTGTTCCTGCTGGTGCTGGTCCCGATCGGTAGCCTGTGGACCTGCCTAGGCCACCTGCTGACCTTGCGCAGCGCCTGGTCTATGCATGCTGGCACTTTCCTGCGCACAGCCTCGGTGATGCTCATGCTGTTTTCTGCCTCGATCGCCTACTCCACGCTGGACGGGACCGACGAGCGCGCCGAGCAGGTGGCGCTGGGCCGCATCCTGCTACCCATGGCCTGA
- a CDS encoding peptidase C39 family protein — translation MIGTHGRAPPAWRWIMRVSMLQKLITSRALGPRRLLAACLVAATLSGCASAPPAALKGLPQRVEISSVPFYGGKANHSGAMALAAVLSQQGAPITPGLLDKPLGLPAAAESLETGIPRVAREYGRVVYPLDKHLDALLAQVAAGYPVLLRYQEGSAWWSEPRYAVLIGYDRYKQRVLLRSGMHRRQLMAFDDFESAWAKEGNWAVLLQSPRQLPAQVDRQRWLQAADELARSGQEIAAKQAVTSLGR, via the coding sequence ATGATCGGCACTCATGGCCGGGCACCGCCTGCCTGGCGCTGGATCATGCGAGTGTCCATGTTGCAGAAACTCATCACGTCCCGGGCCCTTGGCCCACGTCGCCTGCTGGCCGCCTGCCTGGTGGCGGCTACGTTGTCGGGTTGCGCCAGCGCGCCACCGGCCGCGCTCAAGGGCCTGCCACAGCGGGTCGAGATCAGCAGCGTTCCTTTCTACGGCGGTAAAGCCAACCACAGTGGCGCGATGGCCCTGGCCGCCGTGTTGTCGCAGCAGGGCGCACCGATCACGCCTGGCCTGCTCGACAAGCCGTTGGGCCTGCCTGCCGCCGCCGAATCCCTGGAAACCGGCATTCCTCGGGTTGCCCGTGAATACGGCAGAGTCGTCTACCCGCTGGACAAACATTTGGATGCCTTGCTCGCCCAAGTGGCGGCCGGTTACCCGGTGCTGCTGCGTTATCAGGAAGGTTCGGCGTGGTGGAGCGAGCCGCGCTATGCGGTGCTGATCGGCTATGACCGCTACAAGCAGCGGGTATTGCTGCGCTCGGGCATGCATCGGCGCCAGTTGATGGCCTTCGATGATTTCGAGTCGGCGTGGGCCAAGGAGGGGAACTGGGCGGTGTTGCTGCAATCGCCACGGCAACTTCCGGCCCAGGTGGATCGCCAGCGCTGGCTGCAGGCGGCGGATGAACTGGCCCGTTCGGGGCAGGAGATCGCGGCGAAGCAGGCTGTCACCAGCTTGGGGCGCTGA
- a CDS encoding DUF1348 family protein — MSRPPLPPFTRETAIEKVRLAEDGWNSRDAAKVALAYTTDTRWRNRAEFCNSREEAQAFLTRKWNRELEYRLIKELWAFTDNRIAVRYAYEYRDDSGQWYRAYGNENWEFAEDGLMRNRHASINEQPISEAERKFRWPLGRRPDDHPGLSDFGF; from the coding sequence ATGTCCCGCCCCCCACTGCCGCCGTTCACCCGTGAAACCGCCATCGAGAAAGTCCGTCTTGCCGAAGACGGCTGGAACAGCCGCGACGCGGCCAAGGTGGCCCTGGCATACACCACCGACACCCGCTGGCGCAATCGCGCTGAATTCTGCAACAGCCGCGAGGAGGCCCAGGCCTTCCTCACCCGCAAGTGGAACCGCGAGCTCGAATACCGCCTGATCAAGGAGCTCTGGGCCTTCACCGACAACCGCATCGCCGTGCGCTACGCCTATGAGTACCGCGACGACAGCGGCCAGTGGTACCGCGCCTATGGCAACGAGAACTGGGAGTTCGCCGAGGACGGCCTGATGCGCAATCGCCACGCCAGCATCAACGAACAACCCATCAGCGAAGCCGAGCGCAAGTTCCGCTGGCCACTGGGACGCCGTCCGGACGATCACCCGGGCCTGAGCGACTTCGGCTTCTGA
- a CDS encoding DUF3865 domain-containing protein, protein MIARVYQQIWQRVEPLQLSADEARLYIGELSVFARYNSTLLLRAADTVRGFCPELAQELTRNYLEEGGERGKLPAHYVVFSGALIADLGLRVNGWMPRAASTRSLVSLIDVLAWSHCPSTILGMYYATEAVAIAETRLLQAITDRLGEVLGRGCGADLPRLHDYYRMHLDEEHAAANGKVAVEQGHQDGIAHFIRQAPLFGFLQPQVIDGFLQMLNPFVDQWVELSAMVDAARDGKEPVAR, encoded by the coding sequence TTGATTGCCCGTGTCTACCAGCAGATCTGGCAGCGGGTCGAGCCGTTGCAACTGAGTGCGGACGAGGCGCGCCTGTACATCGGCGAACTGTCGGTGTTCGCTCGCTACAATTCGACCTTGCTATTGCGGGCGGCCGACACGGTGCGCGGCTTCTGTCCGGAGCTGGCCCAGGAGCTGACGCGCAACTACCTCGAGGAGGGCGGCGAACGCGGCAAGCTGCCGGCACACTATGTGGTGTTCAGTGGCGCGTTGATCGCCGATCTCGGTCTGCGTGTCAACGGCTGGATGCCCAGGGCGGCCTCCACCCGCAGCCTGGTGTCGTTGATCGACGTGCTGGCGTGGTCGCACTGCCCTTCGACCATCCTTGGCATGTACTACGCCACAGAGGCAGTGGCTATCGCCGAGACCCGCCTGCTGCAGGCCATCACCGACCGGCTCGGGGAAGTGCTGGGGCGTGGCTGCGGCGCCGATCTTCCCCGGTTACACGATTACTACCGCATGCACCTGGATGAAGAGCATGCCGCCGCCAACGGCAAGGTAGCGGTGGAGCAGGGGCATCAGGACGGCATAGCCCATTTCATTCGCCAGGCTCCGCTGTTTGGCTTCCTCCAGCCGCAGGTGATCGACGGTTTCCTGCAGATGCTCAACCCCTTCGTCGATCAGTGGGTGGAGCTCAGTGCCATGGTCGACGCGGCTCGCGATGGCAAGGAGCCGGTAGCCCGATGA
- a CDS encoding SPOR domain-containing protein: MRKLAVVMAVLALAGCNNEVEGVHKQVAEHLNNPKTAKFANVRFDTQGSICGQVRGKDDAGQYEAYRSYVAIKHDGQYEILIDETGNNLRIREVCGGADLQRRAEALADQPAPEGWDVEVIQGPNMGALTDMTARLIEKGIPSWVEYRDGKPVVLMGPFPVKADADARKAEVMAKLGTDSIVIQHGVKR, translated from the coding sequence GTGCGCAAACTGGCGGTGGTAATGGCGGTGTTGGCCCTGGCGGGCTGTAACAACGAGGTCGAAGGCGTGCATAAGCAGGTGGCCGAACACCTGAACAACCCCAAGACGGCCAAGTTCGCCAACGTGCGCTTCGATACCCAGGGCTCCATCTGCGGCCAGGTGCGCGGCAAGGATGACGCCGGTCAGTACGAGGCTTATCGCAGCTACGTGGCGATCAAGCACGACGGTCAGTACGAGATCCTCATCGACGAAACCGGCAACAACCTGCGTATCCGCGAAGTCTGCGGTGGCGCCGACCTACAGCGCCGCGCCGAGGCGCTGGCCGACCAGCCGGCGCCGGAAGGCTGGGATGTCGAGGTGATCCAAGGGCCGAACATGGGCGCCCTGACCGACATGACCGCACGCCTGATCGAAAAGGGCATCCCATCCTGGGTCGAGTACCGCGACGGCAAGCCGGTGGTGCTGATGGGGCCGTTCCCGGTCAAGGCCGATGCCGATGCGCGCAAGGCCGAGGTGATGGCCAAGCTGGGCACCGACTCGATCGTCATCCAACACGGCGTCAAGCGCTGA
- a CDS encoding TerC family protein: MEYLLELAASPTAWVALATLVAMEVVLGIDNLIFISILTNKLPEAYRSKARRIGISMALIMRLALLSTVAWIVQLTEPVVEVFGHTFSWKDMILIAGGLFLLWKATKEIHESVDPHGAKEESKAGNAVTIGFTAAIFQILLLDIVFSIDSIITAVGMTEHLPIMIIAVISAVIVMLVAADPLAKFINDNPTVVMLALGFLIMIGMTLIAEGFGAHVPKGYVYAAMAFSTAIEILNILARRARLKREAAEG; this comes from the coding sequence ATGGAATATTTGCTGGAACTCGCCGCAAGCCCCACCGCCTGGGTTGCCCTCGCCACCCTGGTAGCTATGGAAGTCGTGCTGGGCATCGACAACCTGATCTTCATCTCCATCCTCACCAACAAGCTGCCCGAAGCCTATCGTTCCAAGGCGCGGCGCATCGGTATCAGCATGGCTTTGATCATGCGCCTGGCGCTGCTCAGCACCGTGGCCTGGATCGTCCAGCTGACCGAGCCTGTGGTCGAGGTGTTCGGCCACACGTTCTCGTGGAAGGACATGATCCTCATCGCCGGTGGTCTGTTCCTGCTGTGGAAGGCGACCAAGGAGATTCATGAAAGCGTCGACCCACATGGCGCCAAGGAAGAGTCCAAGGCCGGCAACGCCGTGACCATCGGCTTCACCGCGGCGATCTTCCAGATCCTGCTGCTGGACATCGTCTTCTCGATCGACAGCATCATCACCGCCGTGGGCATGACCGAGCACCTGCCGATCATGATCATCGCCGTGATCAGCGCCGTCATCGTGATGCTGGTGGCCGCCGACCCGCTGGCCAAGTTCATCAACGACAACCCGACCGTGGTGATGCTGGCCCTGGGCTTCCTGATCATGATCGGCATGACCCTGATCGCCGAAGGCTTTGGTGCCCATGTGCCGAAAGGCTACGTGTACGCCGCCATGGCGTTCTCGACTGCGATCGAGATTCTCAATATCCTGGCGCGTCGGGCGCGTTTGAAGCGTGAGGCTGCCGAGGGCTGA
- a CDS encoding extracellular solute-binding protein, with translation MFKTLFTGLLAGVCNLLLTGLVSAAGNLTLYNWESYTSPELLARFEQAHGIKVRLIEYRTSEAALAELREGKIEADLAVVASNFLPAWREAHLLRPSGAASLGNFRHVQAAWADPPFDPRREHSLPWAWGVVGVTVHGDRYSGDIDTWSVVLDPPAALVGTINIGADLNEVIYAAVRLHGGRMCEADPALMAKVRTTLLKARPAWKALDYGSVAMMASGHFQASIDWNGAALRQRLANAHIHFGLPREGTQVFSDSLVLLAQARNVENARLFMDFVLEPRNAALNSTFHGYATGIEGADAFLPEHLKTAPELNIPQAVLDNAEFTLACPPAVQARYASLWEELQRWPASAAVRRAYCSTKQSALPADIVVLSRVKLCFASSRRWRMKSAVSQT, from the coding sequence ATGTTCAAGACGCTGTTCACTGGCCTGCTGGCTGGTGTGTGCAACCTGCTGCTGACCGGACTGGTCAGTGCCGCCGGTAACCTGACCCTGTACAACTGGGAGAGTTACACCAGCCCCGAGCTGCTGGCCAGGTTCGAGCAGGCCCACGGCATCAAGGTGCGGCTGATCGAGTACCGCACCAGTGAAGCGGCGCTGGCCGAGTTGCGCGAGGGCAAGATAGAGGCGGACCTGGCGGTGGTCGCCAGCAACTTTCTGCCCGCCTGGCGCGAGGCGCACCTGTTGCGGCCGAGCGGGGCGGCCAGCCTGGGCAACTTCCGGCATGTCCAGGCCGCCTGGGCCGATCCGCCATTCGACCCACGGCGCGAGCATTCGCTGCCATGGGCATGGGGTGTGGTGGGTGTGACGGTGCATGGCGACCGCTACAGCGGCGATATCGATACCTGGTCAGTGGTCCTGGATCCACCCGCAGCCCTAGTCGGCACCATCAATATCGGTGCCGATCTCAACGAGGTGATCTACGCCGCGGTGCGCTTGCATGGCGGGCGCATGTGCGAGGCCGATCCCGCGCTGATGGCCAAGGTGCGGACGACCTTGCTCAAGGCGAGGCCAGCCTGGAAGGCGCTGGACTATGGCAGCGTGGCAATGATGGCCAGCGGGCATTTCCAGGCGAGTATCGACTGGAACGGCGCGGCCCTGCGCCAGCGCCTGGCCAATGCCCACATCCATTTTGGCCTGCCGCGCGAGGGGACACAGGTGTTCAGCGATAGCCTGGTGCTGCTGGCTCAGGCGCGCAATGTGGAGAATGCGCGGTTGTTCATGGACTTCGTGCTCGAGCCGCGCAATGCCGCGCTCAATTCGACGTTTCACGGCTATGCCACAGGCATCGAAGGCGCCGATGCTTTTCTGCCCGAGCACCTGAAGACAGCGCCCGAACTGAATATCCCCCAGGCGGTGCTGGATAACGCCGAGTTCACCTTGGCCTGCCCGCCTGCGGTACAGGCGCGCTACGCCAGCCTATGGGAGGAGTTGCAGCGCTGGCCGGCAAGCGCTGCGGTGAGGAGGGCGTACTGCTCGACGAAGCAATCCGCCTTGCCCGCCGACATCGTTGTACTTTCGAGGGTGAAACTCTGCTTTGCTTCCAGCAGACGTTGGCGGATGAAGTCGGCGGTTTCCCAAACCTGA
- a CDS encoding amino acid--tRNA ligase-related protein: MSPDTHPVLYKALMLRRIRQMLDSAGYLEIMTPILRRYPGDADRPRLQLSDGRWLRESSAFALRCNLQYAPAVYELAACFRPDALDATHLPEFTMLDLYRQDASLGEMLDLACRLVQAFYPGPIQVLSFASHLRDDLGIDLFADPAAGDALVRAFRQLYDEPDISPLWLIDRYITEQIEPLSRGCCMVVTDFPLLPEVRARRRDGAGAIVERFEILIDCVEVVHGYTDEDDPDRFEAQARHLASFGPEDAIMCALMRDGSVPPRSAGFGVGIERLCRMGLGLDSVEPLRTSLPFTAP, translated from the coding sequence ATGTCCCCCGACACCCATCCGGTGCTCTACAAGGCGCTGATGCTGCGGCGTATCCGCCAGATGCTCGACAGCGCAGGCTACCTCGAGATCATGACCCCCATCCTGCGCCGCTATCCCGGTGATGCCGACCGGCCTCGCCTGCAGTTGAGCGATGGCCGCTGGCTGCGTGAGTCCTCGGCCTTTGCCTTGCGTTGCAACCTGCAATACGCGCCGGCGGTCTACGAACTGGCGGCGTGCTTCCGGCCAGACGCGCTGGATGCCACCCACCTGCCCGAGTTCACCATGCTCGATCTCTATCGCCAGGATGCCAGCCTTGGTGAAATGCTGGACCTGGCTTGCCGGCTGGTGCAAGCCTTCTATCCGGGTCCGATCCAGGTGCTGTCGTTCGCCAGCCACCTGCGTGACGACCTGGGCATCGACCTGTTCGCCGACCCGGCGGCAGGTGATGCGCTGGTGCGAGCTTTCCGCCAGCTGTATGACGAGCCGGATATCTCGCCGCTGTGGTTGATCGACCGCTACATCACCGAGCAGATCGAGCCTTTGTCGCGTGGTTGCTGCATGGTGGTGACCGATTTCCCGCTGCTGCCAGAGGTACGCGCCAGGCGGCGTGACGGCGCTGGCGCGATCGTCGAGCGTTTCGAGATCCTCATCGATTGCGTGGAAGTGGTCCATGGCTATACCGACGAGGACGACCCGGACCGCTTCGAGGCCCAGGCCCGTCACCTGGCGAGTTTCGGCCCTGAGGACGCGATCATGTGCGCCTTGATGCGCGACGGCAGCGTACCGCCGCGCAGCGCCGGTTTCGGCGTCGGGATCGAGCGCTTGTGTCGCATGGGGTTGGGGCTGGACAGCGTCGAGCCGCTGCGCACCTCACTACCGTTCACCGCACCCTAG
- the nhaR gene encoding transcriptional activator NhaR — MLNYRQLHYFWAVAKTGSIARASEQLNLTPQTISGQISLFEQTWNLELFQRVGRQLELTETGRQALAYAEQMFQIGGELEAMLRAGPQEQILFRVGVADVVPKSIVYRLLAPTMELDEVLRISCREDKLERLLADLAIQRLDLVISDSPMPNHLDIKGYSQKLGECGLSFFATPSLAERLKQPFPACLDDAPLLIPGQETVLRSRLLRWLAEQQVQPRIVGEFDDSALMQAFGQSGSGIFVAPSVIAEEVCRQYSVRLIGQTEAVNESFYAISVERKVKHPGILAITEGARRELFHW; from the coding sequence ATGCTCAACTATCGCCAGCTCCACTATTTCTGGGCGGTGGCCAAGACTGGCAGCATCGCCCGCGCCAGCGAACAGCTCAACCTCACCCCGCAAACCATCAGCGGCCAGATCAGCCTGTTCGAGCAGACCTGGAACCTGGAACTGTTCCAACGCGTAGGACGCCAGCTGGAACTGACCGAGACCGGGCGCCAGGCCCTGGCCTACGCCGAGCAGATGTTCCAGATCGGCGGCGAACTGGAGGCCATGCTGCGCGCGGGGCCGCAAGAGCAGATCCTGTTTCGCGTGGGCGTGGCCGACGTGGTGCCCAAGTCCATCGTCTACCGCCTGCTGGCGCCGACCATGGAGCTGGACGAGGTACTGCGCATCAGCTGCCGCGAGGACAAACTCGAACGCTTGCTGGCGGATCTGGCAATCCAGCGCCTGGACCTGGTGATCTCCGACAGCCCCATGCCCAACCACTTGGACATCAAGGGCTACAGCCAGAAACTCGGCGAATGCGGCCTGAGCTTCTTTGCCACACCCTCCCTGGCCGAACGCCTGAAGCAGCCCTTTCCCGCCTGCCTGGACGACGCGCCGCTGTTGATCCCCGGCCAGGAAACCGTGCTGCGCAGCCGTCTGCTGCGCTGGCTGGCCGAGCAGCAGGTGCAGCCGCGCATCGTCGGCGAATTCGACGACAGCGCATTGATGCAGGCCTTCGGCCAGTCGGGCAGCGGCATCTTCGTCGCCCCCAGCGTGATCGCCGAGGAAGTCTGCCGCCAGTACAGCGTGCGCCTGATCGGCCAGACCGAGGCGGTGAACGAGTCGTTCTACGCCATTTCGGTGGAGCGCAAGGTCAAGCACCCGGGGATCCTGGCGATCACCGAGGGTGCGCGGCGGGAGTTGTTCCACTGGTAA
- a CDS encoding GFA family protein, translating to MKTTVYKGGCLCGRIRFVATGVPRFPHTCSCSMCQRHSGSLTLCWVEYDKDAVEWVGEGGMPALYRSSEHSSRAFCPTCGSSIGAIDDAPTVGLLLGCFDAKGDKALRPTSHSFTSSRPRWWKIDPQP from the coding sequence ATGAAAACCACCGTCTACAAAGGCGGCTGCCTGTGCGGTCGCATCCGTTTCGTCGCGACTGGCGTGCCGCGTTTTCCGCATACCTGTTCGTGCAGCATGTGCCAACGCCACTCTGGCAGCTTGACGCTGTGCTGGGTGGAATATGACAAGGACGCCGTGGAGTGGGTGGGCGAGGGCGGCATGCCGGCCCTGTACCGCTCTTCGGAGCACTCGAGCCGGGCATTCTGCCCCACCTGCGGCAGCAGCATCGGTGCCATCGACGACGCGCCCACCGTGGGGCTGTTGCTGGGTTGCTTCGACGCCAAGGGCGACAAGGCGCTGCGCCCGACCTCCCACTCGTTCACATCGTCCCGTCCACGCTGGTGGAAGATCGACCCCCAACCCTGA
- a CDS encoding YceH family protein: MSEHESTREGRFNSIEIRVLGSLIEKQATSPETYPLTLNALVLACNQKTSREPVMNLSPGQVGQALRALENQEMARLQMGSRADRWEQRVDKGLELVPAQLVLMGLMFLRGPQTLSELLTRSNRLHEFEDVDQVQHQLERLVSRGLALHLPRQAGQREDRYTHALGDPAEIEAILAARQQEGGTRASAADERIEALEARVAALETRLAQLEG, translated from the coding sequence ATGTCAGAACACGAAAGCACCCGCGAAGGCCGTTTCAACAGCATCGAGATCCGCGTGCTCGGCTCGCTGATCGAGAAACAGGCCACCAGCCCGGAAACCTACCCTCTGACCCTCAATGCCCTGGTCCTGGCCTGCAACCAGAAGACCAGCCGTGAACCCGTCATGAACCTCTCCCCCGGCCAGGTCGGGCAGGCCCTGCGCGCCCTGGAGAACCAGGAGATGGCCCGCCTGCAGATGGGCAGCCGCGCCGACCGCTGGGAACAGCGGGTGGACAAGGGCCTGGAGCTGGTACCGGCGCAGTTGGTGCTGATGGGCTTGATGTTCCTGCGTGGCCCACAGACCCTCAGCGAACTGCTGACCCGCAGCAACCGCCTGCATGAATTCGAGGATGTCGATCAGGTCCAGCACCAGCTCGAGCGCCTGGTCTCGCGTGGCCTGGCCTTGCACCTGCCGCGCCAGGCCGGCCAGCGCGAAGACCGCTACACCCACGCTTTGGGCGACCCGGCCGAGATCGAGGCGATTCTCGCAGCCCGCCAGCAAGAAGGCGGCACGCGCGCCAGCGCGGCGGACGAGCGCATCGAGGCACTGGAAGCACGGGTGGCGGCGCTGGAGACGCGCCTGGCGCAGCTCGAAGGTTGA